In Pseudomonas fluorescens, one genomic interval encodes:
- a CDS encoding LPS-assembly protein LptD codes for MALKSPAFRKKFPLLVTGSLLAMQPLASQFVVAAEQYDCAVSATGGWACAPKTPAAALPPRPVHDGSAVSAAGEAPAQNGSTSDTGAKPVLVTEAKGRGLKSRSEDYSHLDWVPREKLTAAQLAETGPYCSGSYIEPIRPGMNDKTNKSDAPTFIGAKASRYNTEDQVGTLAGDVVLRQGSMQVESDEASLYQAESRAELNGDVRIRDNGALIVGDHADVQLDTGEAKVDNAEYVMHKSRIRGNALYAKRAENAIIRLKDGTYTTCEPNSNAWQLKGNNITLNPATGFGTATNVTLRVKDIPILYTPYIYFPIDDRRQSGFLPPTIGTGSDTGFMLVTPYYFNLAPNYDATLYPRYMSKRGMLVEGEFRYLTKSSEGQFGAAYLNDEDTDRSKQTDYEKNRYMYNWQHKGGLDSRVMTQVDYTKISDPYYFQDLTTDQIGVKSADFVNQQGSVTYRGDSYTARLNAQQYQLATVSNITPYGRLPQITFNGQLPYHPEGLNFDYETEIVRFDRDLKTGTFTQEDGITTERRLDTNIFGLARANGDRLNLKPGVSLPMNWTYGFLKPSLKYQYTQYQLDLDGQGKRDIATQNAEQDKLNGTFDSNQNRGVPIASVDSGLYFDRNTSYFGKNYRQTLEPRLFYLYVPKVDQEDIPVFDTSEYTFNYASLFRDNRFSGSDRVGDENKLSLGVTSRWIEDNGFERQRISVGQAYYFKDREVQLPGIAFNDRKDAQSDVSPYALEYEYRWNRDWRTTADYNWDPDSRSPRSGSAMFHYQPEDNPNKVVNVGYRYRNDQVRYDQNTGKWSVGGGDYGTPGQPGYVKDYYKIQQHDFSVIWPIVPQWSAISRWQYDYNRNRTLEAFGGFEYDNCCWKLRLINRYWVSYDEFSQEAPQNEKGDHGVFLQIVLKGLGGLTGAKVESFLDKGIQGYRQREDQAF; via the coding sequence ATGGCATTGAAATCCCCCGCGTTTCGTAAAAAATTTCCGTTGTTGGTAACCGGCAGTCTGCTGGCTATGCAACCTCTGGCCAGTCAATTCGTTGTTGCCGCCGAGCAGTATGACTGCGCCGTCTCGGCAACGGGTGGCTGGGCGTGTGCGCCCAAGACGCCGGCAGCTGCATTGCCGCCGCGTCCGGTGCATGACGGCAGCGCTGTCAGCGCCGCCGGCGAAGCCCCGGCCCAGAACGGTTCCACATCCGACACCGGCGCCAAGCCTGTGCTGGTCACCGAAGCCAAGGGCCGCGGTCTGAAATCCCGTAGCGAAGACTACAGTCACCTCGACTGGGTTCCGCGCGAGAAGCTCACCGCCGCCCAATTGGCCGAGACCGGTCCTTACTGCTCTGGTTCCTATATCGAACCAATTCGTCCTGGCATGAATGACAAGACGAATAAAAGTGACGCACCGACCTTTATCGGCGCCAAGGCCTCGCGCTACAACACCGAAGATCAGGTGGGTACGCTGGCCGGCGACGTGGTCCTGCGTCAGGGCAGCATGCAGGTCGAGTCCGACGAGGCCAGCCTGTACCAGGCCGAGAGCCGCGCCGAACTCAACGGCGACGTGCGCATCCGCGACAATGGCGCGCTGATCGTCGGCGACCACGCCGATGTACAGCTCGACACCGGTGAAGCCAAGGTCGACAACGCCGAATACGTGATGCACAAATCGCGCATCCGCGGTAACGCGCTGTACGCCAAGCGCGCCGAGAACGCGATCATTCGCTTGAAGGACGGCACGTACACCACGTGCGAACCGAACAGCAACGCCTGGCAGCTCAAGGGCAACAACATCACCCTGAACCCTGCCACCGGCTTCGGTACCGCGACCAATGTGACACTGCGGGTCAAGGACATTCCGATCCTGTACACGCCGTACATCTACTTCCCGATCGACGACCGTCGCCAATCGGGCTTCCTGCCGCCGACCATCGGCACCGGCAGCGATACCGGCTTCATGCTGGTCACTCCGTACTACTTCAACCTGGCGCCGAACTACGATGCCACGTTGTACCCGCGTTACATGAGCAAACGCGGCATGCTGGTCGAAGGCGAGTTCCGTTACCTGACCAAGTCCAGCGAAGGCCAGTTTGGTGCGGCGTATCTGAACGACGAAGATACCGATCGCAGCAAGCAGACCGACTACGAAAAAAATCGCTACATGTACAACTGGCAGCACAAGGGCGGTCTCGACTCCCGTGTGATGACTCAGGTCGACTACACCAAGATCAGCGATCCGTATTACTTCCAGGATCTGACCACTGATCAGATCGGCGTGAAGAGCGCTGACTTCGTGAACCAGCAGGGTTCGGTGACTTACCGAGGCGACAGCTATACCGCGCGCCTGAACGCTCAGCAGTACCAACTGGCTACTGTTTCGAACATCACGCCGTACGGCCGTCTGCCGCAGATCACTTTCAACGGGCAACTGCCGTATCACCCGGAAGGTTTGAACTTCGATTACGAGACCGAGATTGTTCGGTTTGATCGTGATCTGAAAACCGGAACCTTCACTCAGGAAGACGGGATAACGACAGAGAGACGACTGGATACCAATATATTCGGCCTTGCTCGTGCAAACGGCGACCGATTGAATCTGAAACCAGGCGTCAGCCTGCCAATGAACTGGACCTATGGCTTCCTGAAACCATCGCTAAAGTATCAGTACACTCAGTATCAGTTGGATCTGGATGGTCAGGGCAAACGAGACATTGCGACACAAAACGCCGAGCAAGACAAACTCAACGGCACCTTCGACAGCAACCAGAACCGTGGCGTACCGATCGCCAGCGTCGACAGCGGTCTGTACTTCGACCGCAACACGTCGTACTTCGGCAAGAACTATCGCCAGACCCTGGAACCGCGGCTGTTCTACCTGTATGTACCCAAGGTTGATCAGGAAGACATTCCGGTATTCGACACCAGTGAATACACCTTCAACTACGCGTCGCTGTTCCGTGACAACCGCTTCTCCGGCTCCGACCGCGTCGGCGACGAGAACAAGCTGTCGCTGGGTGTGACCAGCCGCTGGATCGAAGACAACGGTTTCGAGCGTCAGCGTATCAGCGTCGGTCAGGCCTACTACTTCAAGGATCGTGAAGTACAACTGCCAGGCATCGCGTTCAACGATCGTAAAGATGCCCAGTCCGACGTATCGCCATACGCGCTGGAATACGAATACCGCTGGAACCGCGATTGGCGCACCACTGCCGACTACAACTGGGATCCGGACAGCCGCAGCCCGCGTTCCGGCAGCGCGATGTTCCATTACCAGCCTGAAGACAACCCGAACAAGGTGGTCAACGTCGGTTATCGCTATCGCAACGACCAGGTTCGTTACGACCAGAACACCGGTAAATGGTCGGTGGGTGGTGGCGACTACGGCACGCCGGGCCAGCCTGGCTACGTGAAGGACTACTACAAGATCCAGCAGCATGACTTCTCGGTCATCTGGCCGATCGTTCCGCAGTGGAGCGCGATCAGCCGCTGGCAGTACGACTACAACCGCAACCGTACGCTGGAAGCCTTCGGTGGTTTCGAATACGACAACTGCTGCTGGAAACTGCGCCTGATCAACCGTTACTGGGTTTCCTACGACGAATTCAGTCAGGAAGCTCCGCAAAACGAAAAAGGCGACCACGGCGTCTTCCTCCAAATTGTTCTGAAGGGACTCGGCGGCCTGACTGGCGCCAAGGTAGAGAGCTTCCTCGACAAAGGCATCCAAGGTTATCGTCAACGTGAAGACCAAGCTTTCTGA
- a CDS encoding peptidylprolyl isomerase has translation MKTKLSDSLRPLLLGALFLGTAANAAVQSIDKVVAIVDNDVVMQSQLDQRVHEVQQTIAKRGGGMPPPGVLDQQVLERLIVENLQLQIGERSGIRITDEELNQAVGTIAQRNNMTVDQFRAALAHDGLSYDDARDQIKREMIISRVRQRRVAERIQVSEQEVKNFLASDLGKMQLSEELHLANILIPTPESANSDAIQSAYRQAMDVYQKLKQGADFGQMAVAKSGSDNALEGGDMGWRKAAQLPPPFDRELSSMAVGDITQPARTPGGFIILKLLAKRGGEAQMRDEVHVRHILVKPSPIRDEAKTKALVQSLYERILAGEDFAELAKNYSEDPGSALNGGDLNWIDPNALVPEFREVMAKTPQGQLSKPFQTQYGWHVLEVLGRRATDSTAQAREQQAMTVLRNKKYDEELQNWLRQIREEAYVEIKLPGADQAAQ, from the coding sequence GTGAAGACCAAGCTTTCTGATTCTCTGCGCCCGCTGCTGCTGGGCGCGCTGTTCCTGGGTACTGCGGCCAACGCCGCAGTACAGTCCATCGATAAAGTGGTCGCGATCGTTGATAACGACGTGGTCATGCAGAGCCAACTGGACCAGCGCGTCCACGAAGTTCAGCAGACCATCGCCAAGCGTGGCGGCGGCATGCCGCCTCCAGGCGTGCTGGATCAGCAGGTGCTCGAGCGCCTGATCGTCGAAAACCTGCAACTGCAGATCGGCGAGCGTTCCGGCATCCGCATTACCGATGAAGAGCTGAACCAGGCGGTCGGTACGATTGCCCAGCGCAACAACATGACCGTGGATCAATTCCGCGCCGCCCTGGCACACGACGGTTTGTCCTATGACGACGCCCGTGACCAGATCAAGCGCGAGATGATCATCAGCCGTGTGCGTCAGCGTCGTGTGGCAGAGCGCATTCAGGTCTCCGAGCAGGAAGTGAAGAACTTCCTCGCCTCCGACCTGGGCAAGATGCAGCTGTCCGAAGAATTGCACCTGGCCAACATCCTGATCCCGACGCCGGAAAGCGCCAACTCTGATGCGATTCAGAGCGCTTACCGTCAGGCGATGGACGTTTACCAGAAGCTCAAGCAAGGCGCTGACTTCGGTCAGATGGCCGTTGCCAAATCCGGCAGCGACAACGCCCTGGAAGGCGGCGACATGGGCTGGCGTAAAGCTGCGCAACTGCCACCGCCGTTCGATCGTGAGCTGAGCAGCATGGCCGTTGGCGACATCACTCAGCCTGCACGTACCCCGGGTGGTTTCATCATCCTCAAGTTGCTGGCCAAACGTGGTGGCGAAGCGCAGATGCGTGATGAGGTGCATGTGCGCCACATCCTGGTCAAGCCAAGCCCGATCCGTGACGAAGCCAAGACCAAGGCCCTGGTGCAGTCGCTGTACGAGCGCATCCTGGCCGGTGAAGACTTCGCTGAACTGGCGAAGAACTACTCCGAAGACCCGGGTTCGGCACTCAACGGTGGCGACCTGAACTGGATCGACCCGAACGCACTGGTACCGGAATTCCGCGAAGTGATGGCCAAGACCCCACAAGGTCAGCTGTCCAAGCCGTTCCAGACCCAGTACGGCTGGCACGTACTGGAAGTCCTTGGCCGCCGCGCCACCGACAGCACCGCACAGGCCCGCGAGCAACAAGCGATGACCGTTCTGCGTAACAAAAAGTACGATGAAGAGCTGCAAAACTGGCTGCGTCAGATTCGTGAAGAAGCCTACGTAGAAATCAAACTCCCTGGTGCAGACCAGGCAGCGCAGTGA
- the pdxA gene encoding 4-hydroxythreonine-4-phosphate dehydrogenase PdxA, translated as MKPKRFALTPGEPAGIGPDLCLLLASQAQPHPLIAITSRDLLTERAAQLGLAVTLLEVAPGQWPDAPAAAGSLYVWDTPLSAPVVAGQLDQANAAFVLETLTRAGNGCLNGDFAGMITAPVHKGVINESGIPFSGHTEFLADLTHTAQVVMMLATRGLRVALVTTHLPLREIADAITPERLERVTRILHADLQDKFGIARPRILVCGLNPHAGEGGHLGHEEIDIIEPTLERLRGEGMDLRGPLPADTLFTPKYLEHCDAVLAMYHDQGLPVLKYKGFGAAVNITLGLPIIRTSVDHGTALDLAGSGKIDTGSLQVALETAYQMAETRL; from the coding sequence GTGAAACCCAAGCGTTTCGCGCTGACACCCGGCGAACCAGCCGGCATCGGTCCCGACCTGTGCCTGCTGCTCGCCTCGCAAGCCCAGCCACACCCCCTGATTGCCATCACCAGCCGCGACCTGCTCACCGAGCGGGCCGCGCAGCTGGGGCTGGCCGTCACTTTGCTGGAAGTGGCACCCGGTCAATGGCCGGATGCGCCAGCAGCGGCTGGCAGCCTGTACGTCTGGGACACCCCGCTGAGCGCTCCCGTGGTTGCCGGGCAACTGGACCAGGCTAATGCTGCCTTCGTTCTGGAAACCCTGACCCGCGCCGGCAACGGCTGCCTGAACGGCGACTTCGCCGGGATGATCACCGCCCCTGTACACAAGGGCGTGATCAACGAATCCGGCATCCCGTTCTCCGGACACACGGAATTTCTCGCCGACCTGACCCACACCGCCCAAGTGGTGATGATGCTCGCTACTCGCGGTTTGCGCGTAGCCCTGGTCACCACTCACCTGCCCCTGCGCGAGATTGCCGATGCAATTACGCCGGAACGGCTGGAGCGGGTCACGCGGATTCTGCACGCCGACCTGCAAGACAAATTCGGCATCGCCCGGCCACGCATCCTGGTCTGTGGGCTCAACCCGCACGCCGGTGAAGGCGGACACCTGGGCCATGAAGAAATCGACATCATCGAACCTACCTTAGAGCGCCTGCGCGGCGAGGGCATGGACCTTCGTGGCCCGCTGCCTGCCGACACTCTGTTTACCCCCAAATATCTGGAGCACTGCGACGCAGTGCTGGCGATGTACCACGACCAGGGCCTGCCCGTGCTGAAGTACAAAGGCTTCGGCGCCGCAGTCAACATTACCCTTGGCCTGCCGATCATCCGCACCTCGGTCGATCACGGCACCGCCCTGGATCTGGCCGGCAGCGGCAAGATCGACACCGGCAGCCTGCAGGTCGCCCTGGAAACCGCCTACCAGATGGCCGAGACCCGTTTATGA
- the rsmA gene encoding 16S rRNA (adenine(1518)-N(6)/adenine(1519)-N(6))-dimethyltransferase RsmA, with amino-acid sequence MTEQYQHKARKRFGQNFLHDAGVIDRILRSISAKSGDRMLEIGPGQGALTAGLLNSGAQLDVVELDKDLIPILNQQFAGKSNFNLHQGDALKFDFNTLNAAPNSLRVVGNLPYNISTPLIFHLLNNAGIIRDMHFMLQKEVVERLAAGPGGGDWGRLSIMVQYHCRVEHLFNVGPGAFNPPPKVDSAIVRLVPHAVLPHPAKDHRLLERVVREAFNQRRKTLRNTLKQLMTAAEIEAAGVDGSLRPEQLDLAAFVRLADKLAEQVPAAPAAD; translated from the coding sequence ATGACCGAGCAATACCAACACAAGGCGCGCAAACGCTTTGGCCAGAACTTCCTGCACGATGCCGGCGTCATCGACCGCATCCTGCGCTCCATCAGCGCCAAATCCGGCGACCGCATGCTGGAAATCGGCCCGGGCCAGGGCGCGCTGACCGCTGGCCTGCTCAACTCCGGTGCGCAGCTCGACGTGGTGGAACTGGACAAGGACCTGATCCCGATCCTCAACCAGCAGTTTGCCGGCAAGAGCAACTTCAACCTGCATCAGGGCGATGCGCTGAAGTTCGACTTCAACACCCTCAACGCTGCGCCGAACAGCCTGCGCGTGGTCGGCAACCTGCCGTACAACATCTCAACGCCGCTGATTTTCCACCTGCTGAACAACGCCGGCATCATTCGCGACATGCACTTCATGCTGCAGAAGGAAGTGGTCGAGCGCCTGGCCGCAGGCCCGGGTGGCGGGGACTGGGGTCGTCTGTCGATCATGGTTCAGTATCACTGCCGTGTGGAACACCTGTTCAACGTCGGCCCGGGCGCTTTCAACCCGCCGCCAAAGGTCGACTCGGCCATCGTCCGCCTGGTGCCGCATGCGGTACTGCCGCACCCGGCCAAGGATCATCGCCTGCTTGAGCGTGTCGTTCGCGAAGCCTTCAACCAGCGTCGCAAGACCCTGCGCAACACCCTCAAGCAATTGATGACCGCTGCCGAGATCGAAGCCGCCGGTGTCGATGGCAGCCTGCGCCCCGAGCAACTGGACCTGGCCGCATTCGTGCGCCTGGCCGACAAGCTCGCCGAGCAGGTTCCTGCCGCCCCCGCCGCCGACTGA
- the apaG gene encoding Co2+/Mg2+ efflux protein ApaG: MSDSRYQVDVSVVTRYLADQSQPEHNRFAFAYTITVQNNGALPAKLLSRHWVITDGDGHVEEVRGAGVVGQQPLIDTGKSHTYSSGTVMTTKVGTMQGSYEMVADDGKHFDAIIKPFRLAVPGALH, from the coding sequence ATGTCCGATTCTCGTTATCAGGTCGACGTCAGTGTCGTTACCCGCTACCTGGCAGACCAATCGCAACCCGAGCACAACCGCTTCGCCTTCGCCTACACCATCACCGTGCAAAACAATGGCGCGCTCCCGGCCAAGCTGTTGTCGCGGCATTGGGTGATCACCGACGGTGACGGGCATGTCGAAGAAGTGCGCGGCGCCGGTGTCGTCGGCCAGCAACCGCTGATCGACACAGGCAAGAGCCACACTTACAGCAGCGGCACAGTGATGACCACCAAGGTCGGCACCATGCAGGGCTCTTATGAAATGGTCGCCGACGACGGCAAGCATTTCGACGCGATCATCAAGCCTTTCCGCCTCGCTGTACCCGGAGCCTTGCACTGA
- a CDS encoding symmetrical bis(5'-nucleosyl)-tetraphosphatase: protein MTTYAVGDLQGCLEPLKCLLKQVAFDPKLDRLWLVGDLVNRGPQSLETLRFLYGMRDSLVCVLGNHDLHLLAAANNIERLKKSDTLREIIEAPDAANLLEWLRQQKLMHYDEQREVAMVHAGIPPQWSLRKALKYAAEAEAALRDDNLFPLYLDGMYGNEPAKWHSELTGVTRLRVITNYFTRMRFCTAEGKLDLKSKEGLDTAPPGYKPWFQHKERKTRGLRIIFGHWAALEGDVREPGISALDTGCVWGGSLTLMNVDSGERVSCKCDEHGGLAPSVAPLIPETPPVSAPR from the coding sequence ATGACGACGTACGCCGTCGGCGACCTGCAAGGCTGCCTCGAACCGCTCAAATGTCTGCTCAAGCAAGTGGCTTTCGACCCGAAGCTCGATCGGCTGTGGCTGGTCGGCGACCTGGTCAACCGCGGCCCGCAATCGCTGGAGACCCTGCGTTTTCTCTACGGCATGCGCGATTCGCTGGTTTGCGTACTGGGTAACCATGACCTGCACCTGCTCGCTGCGGCCAACAACATTGAGCGCCTGAAGAAGTCCGATACCCTGCGCGAGATCATTGAAGCCCCCGACGCAGCCAATCTGCTCGAGTGGCTGCGCCAGCAGAAACTCATGCACTACGACGAACAACGCGAAGTAGCCATGGTGCACGCAGGCATCCCACCGCAGTGGTCCTTGCGCAAGGCCCTGAAGTACGCGGCCGAGGCCGAAGCGGCACTGCGTGACGACAACCTGTTTCCGCTTTACCTGGACGGCATGTACGGCAATGAGCCGGCAAAATGGCACAGCGAGCTCACGGGCGTGACCCGCCTGCGCGTCATCACCAACTATTTCACCCGCATGCGCTTCTGCACCGCCGAGGGCAAGCTCGACCTCAAGAGCAAGGAAGGCCTGGATACTGCCCCGCCGGGCTATAAGCCATGGTTCCAGCACAAAGAGCGCAAGACCCGCGGCCTGCGCATCATTTTCGGCCACTGGGCCGCGCTGGAAGGCGATGTCCGTGAACCGGGCATCTCGGCACTGGACACCGGTTGTGTCTGGGGCGGCAGCCTGACCCTGATGAACGTCGACAGCGGCGAGCGCGTGTCATGCAAATGCGATGAACACGGCGGGCTTGCGCCATCAGTCGCACCACTTATCCCCGAAACTCCGCCAGTCAGCGCCCCGCGTTAG
- the glpE gene encoding thiosulfate sulfurtransferase GlpE codes for MSEFKRIPPEQAHALREQGAVVVDVRDPATFAALHISGSKHLDNHSLHAFIQGADLDAPTVVVCYHGNSSQGAAAYLISQGFSDVYSMDGGFELWRTTYPSETAQGTAE; via the coding sequence ATGAGCGAATTCAAACGAATCCCCCCGGAACAGGCCCATGCCCTGCGTGAGCAAGGCGCAGTCGTGGTCGATGTCCGTGATCCTGCAACTTTTGCCGCCCTGCATATCAGCGGTTCGAAGCATCTGGACAACCACTCGCTGCACGCCTTCATTCAAGGCGCCGACCTCGATGCACCGACCGTTGTCGTCTGCTACCACGGCAATTCCAGCCAGGGCGCGGCCGCCTACCTGATCAGTCAGGGTTTCTCCGACGTCTACAGCATGGACGGTGGCTTTGAGTTGTGGCGTACGACTTATCCGTCGGAAACCGCGCAAGGCACCGCCGAATAA
- a CDS encoding PrkA family serine protein kinase: MSIFSHFQQRFESTRQEELSLQEYLELCKKDRSAYVSAAERLLMAIGEPELLDTSTNSRLSRIFSNKVIRRYPAFEDFHGMEECIDQIVSYFRHAAQGLEEKKQILYLLGPVGGGKSSLAEKLKQLMEKVPFYAIKGSPVFESPLGLFNATEDGAILEEDFGIPRRYLNTIMSPWATKRLAEFGGDISQFRVVKLYPSILNQIAVAKTEPGDENNQDISALVGKVDIRKLEEYPQNDADAYSYSGALCRANQGLMEFVEMFKAPIKVLHPLLTATQEGNYNSTEGLGAIPFTGILLAHSNESEWHTFRNNKNNEAFIDRIYIVKVPYCLRVSDEVKIYDKLLFNSSLAKAHCAPDTLKMLAQFTVLSRLKEPENSNIYSKMRVYDGENLKDTDPKAKSIQEYRDSAGVDEGMNGLSTRFAFKILSKVFNFDPHEIAANPVHLLYVLEQQIEQEQFQAETRERYLRYLKEYLAPRYIEFIGKEIQTAYLESYSEYGQNIFDRYVLYADFWIQDQEYRDPETGEILNRVALNEELEKIEKPAGISNPKDFRNEIVNFVLRARANNNGKNPTWLSYEKLRVVIEKKMFSNTEDLLPVISFNAKASKEDQQKHNDFVTRMVERGYTDKQVRLLSEWYLRVRKSQ, from the coding sequence ATGAGTATCTTTAGCCACTTCCAACAACGCTTCGAGTCCACACGCCAGGAAGAACTCTCGCTGCAGGAGTACCTGGAGCTGTGCAAAAAGGACCGCAGCGCTTACGTTTCCGCCGCCGAGCGTCTATTGATGGCCATCGGCGAACCCGAGCTGCTCGACACGTCGACCAACTCGCGGCTGTCGCGGATCTTCTCCAACAAGGTGATTCGTCGCTATCCGGCCTTTGAAGACTTCCACGGGATGGAAGAATGCATCGACCAGATCGTCTCGTATTTCCGCCATGCCGCCCAAGGCCTGGAAGAGAAGAAACAGATCCTCTACCTGCTCGGCCCCGTCGGTGGCGGTAAATCGTCCCTGGCCGAGAAGCTGAAACAGCTGATGGAAAAAGTGCCCTTCTACGCGATCAAGGGCTCGCCGGTATTCGAATCCCCGCTGGGTCTGTTCAACGCCACCGAAGATGGCGCGATCCTCGAGGAAGACTTCGGCATCCCGCGGCGCTACCTGAACACCATCATGTCGCCGTGGGCGACCAAACGCCTGGCCGAATTCGGTGGCGACATCAGCCAGTTCCGTGTGGTCAAACTGTATCCGTCGATCCTCAACCAGATCGCCGTGGCCAAGACCGAACCGGGTGACGAGAACAACCAGGACATCTCGGCGCTGGTCGGTAAGGTCGACATCCGCAAACTCGAGGAATACCCACAGAACGACGCCGACGCCTACAGCTACTCCGGTGCGCTGTGCCGGGCCAACCAGGGCCTGATGGAATTCGTCGAAATGTTCAAGGCACCGATCAAGGTGCTGCACCCATTGCTGACCGCCACGCAGGAAGGCAACTACAACAGTACCGAAGGGCTGGGGGCGATTCCGTTCACCGGGATCCTGCTCGCGCACTCCAACGAATCGGAGTGGCACACCTTCCGCAACAACAAGAACAACGAAGCGTTCATCGACCGGATCTACATCGTCAAAGTGCCGTACTGCCTGCGGGTCAGCGACGAGGTGAAGATTTACGACAAATTGCTGTTCAACAGTTCGCTGGCCAAAGCCCACTGCGCCCCCGACACTCTGAAGATGCTGGCGCAGTTCACCGTGCTGTCGCGCCTCAAGGAACCGGAAAACTCCAACATCTATTCGAAGATGCGCGTCTACGACGGGGAAAACCTGAAAGACACCGATCCGAAGGCCAAGTCGATTCAGGAATACCGCGACTCGGCGGGCGTCGACGAAGGCATGAACGGTCTCTCGACCCGTTTCGCGTTCAAGATTCTGTCCAAGGTGTTCAACTTCGATCCGCATGAAATCGCCGCCAACCCGGTGCACCTGTTGTATGTGCTGGAACAACAGATCGAGCAGGAACAGTTCCAGGCCGAGACCCGCGAGCGCTATCTACGCTACCTCAAGGAATACCTCGCGCCGCGTTATATCGAGTTCATCGGCAAGGAGATCCAGACCGCTTATCTGGAGTCTTACAGCGAATACGGGCAGAACATCTTCGACCGCTACGTGCTGTATGCGGACTTCTGGATCCAGGATCAGGAATACCGCGATCCGGAGACCGGCGAGATTCTCAACCGTGTCGCCCTGAACGAAGAGCTGGAGAAAATCGAGAAACCGGCGGGCATCAGCAATCCGAAGGATTTCCGCAACGAAATCGTCAACTTCGTGTTGCGCGCCCGAGCCAACAACAACGGCAAGAACCCGACCTGGCTCAGCTACGAGAAACTGCGGGTGGTCATCGAGAAGAAAATGTTCTCGAACACCGAAGACCTGCTGCCAGTCATCAGCTTCAATGCCAAGGCGAGCAAAGAGGATCAACAGAAACACAACGACTTCGTTACTCGAATGGTCGAACGCGGCTACACCGACAAACAGGTAAGACTTCTGTCCGAATGGTACCTACGGGTCCGGAAATCGCAGTAA
- a CDS encoding YeaH/YhbH family protein produces MSYVIDRRLNGKNKSTVNRQRFLRRYRDHIKKAVEEAVSRRSITDMEHGEQISIPGRDIDEPVLHHGRGGKQTVVHPGNKEFTAGEHIARPPGGGGGRGPGKAGNSGEGMDEFVFQITQEEFLEFMFEDLELPNLVKRNLSGTDTFKTVRAGISNEGNPSRINIIRTLRSAHARRIALSGSSRAKLREAKEELARLKREEPDNFGDIQELEAEIEKLSARIHRVPFLDTFDLKYNLLIKQPNPSSKAVMFCLMDVSGSMTQATKDIAKRFFILLYLFLKRNYDKIDVVFIRHHTSAREVDEEEFFYSRETGGTIVSSALKLMQEIMAERYPSNEWNIYAAQASDGDNWNDDSPICRDILINQIMPFVQYYTYVEITPREHQALWYEYERIAEAFSDTFAQQQLVSAGDIYPVFRELFQRRLVT; encoded by the coding sequence ATGAGCTATGTGATCGACCGACGTCTCAATGGCAAGAACAAGAGCACGGTGAACCGCCAGCGCTTCCTGCGGCGTTACCGTGATCACATCAAGAAGGCTGTCGAAGAGGCAGTCAGCCGCCGTTCCATCACTGACATGGAACACGGCGAACAGATCAGCATTCCCGGTCGCGATATCGACGAACCGGTGCTTCACCACGGTCGCGGCGGCAAGCAGACCGTGGTTCATCCCGGCAACAAGGAATTCACTGCCGGCGAACACATCGCCAGGCCTCCGGGGGGCGGCGGTGGACGCGGTCCCGGCAAGGCTGGCAATTCCGGCGAGGGCATGGACGAATTCGTTTTCCAGATCACCCAGGAAGAATTCCTCGAGTTCATGTTCGAGGACCTTGAACTGCCGAATCTGGTCAAGCGCAACCTCAGTGGTACCGACACCTTCAAGACCGTGCGCGCGGGGATCAGTAACGAAGGCAACCCGTCGCGGATCAATATCATCCGCACCCTGCGCTCGGCCCACGCCCGGCGCATTGCGCTGTCCGGCAGCAGCCGTGCCAAACTGCGCGAGGCCAAAGAGGAACTGGCGCGATTAAAGCGCGAAGAGCCGGACAACTTCGGCGATATTCAGGAACTCGAAGCGGAAATCGAGAAACTCAGCGCGCGCATTCACCGCGTGCCGTTCCTCGATACTTTCGACTTGAAATACAACCTGCTGATCAAGCAACCCAACCCCAGCTCGAAAGCGGTGATGTTCTGCCTGATGGACGTGTCCGGCTCGATGACCCAGGCGACCAAGGACATCGCCAAACGCTTTTTCATCCTGCTGTACCTGTTCCTCAAGCGGAACTACGACAAGATCGACGTAGTGTTCATCCGCCATCACACCAGCGCCCGGGAAGTGGACGAGGAAGAGTTCTTCTACTCGCGGGAAACCGGCGGCACCATCGTCTCCAGCGCCCTGAAGCTGATGCAGGAGATCATGGCCGAGCGCTACCCGAGCAACGAATGGAACATCTACGCCGCGCAGGCTTCCGACGGCGACAACTGGAACGATGACTCGCCGATCTGCCGCGACATCCTGATCAATCAGATCATGCCGTTTGTGCAGTACTACACTTATGTGGAGATCACCCCGCGCGAACACCAGGCCCTCTGGTACGAATACGAACGCATCGCCGAAGCCTTTTCCGACACGTTTGCCCAGCAGCAACTGGTCTCGGCCGGGGATATCTATCCGGTCTTCCGTGAACTCTTCCAGCGCAGGTTAGTGACATGA